In a single window of the Ruminococcus albus 7 = DSM 20455 genome:
- a CDS encoding glycoside hydrolase family 9 protein, whose amino-acid sequence MHKKMKRIVAGLVAITGALSATAASAPMSVFAKNEQIIIQSDFNAGMGLPWRTFENAPARQDFDISDGTYNITIQNNDGPESRWDLQFLYKNFYIQKGHTYKVHWKVNSSNEGELYTRIGNYGGTVEVWHNNCGNDDFNQTWECVKIAKGDNTFDAEFTAKEDMDRACWIFDYGGQGQYQPVDCFPNGTVLKFDDLSLIDTTSGGCIIDFIPNDWGIVRPESNVRLNQIGYYPQLEKRASYVTDADMPLTFEIRDRSGNVKYTGKTKVFGSDPDSGTGKDTVVNSVTRYKDSGANVHIIDFSDFRTVGEYTIFVKDTVGVSGTQVMGSKKVNDTRLSGDKLLWTNPVTMKTYTMNESSTFRIDRQIYDDQLLRDSMNYFYQNRSGVPIKSEYITSGDKSALSHLKYGHNPDMAYVQSKWVKTYEDDFSDGEKDKKIDVTGGWYAASDHGKYVVEGGFSVWTLQNAYEFSKRSGNTRKWTDGTIAVPENKDNAPDILDEARVELEWMFKMINEDGFVYHSVQDYKWADIPIRLGPIYCTDPPMEYTYPYRIVRPPTYAATFNMIACAAQASRLWKGIDDDFAKECLQNAQNSWKAIMAKQSNWNVTSGYYYDDPYFAPSESGGNNFFGDTYVVDDAYWAACELYATTGDSAYYGFLKNYKNYNDPSGQDKAFSLTSCLSGGENNGSFGSFNWGNTAGLGTLSLYLSDKTSSADRKTIVNSIKNIADQYIIQMSKEGMGIPYKSATVGGYIGIGDGDVYTGYEYGSNSFVINNAMVLAYAYDTDNSKYIYRNGAAEALDYLFGRNGLGFSYVSGYGDKAMRSPHHRYWAQSIDPYFPAAPSGVLAGGPCSDLYHDKYLRGLGYKRGTLADQKCYVDSAEAWSVNDVSGSWNAPLVWMSSFMNDRFGGPKPVPYPTNIKVDYSEEYHQVRFTWNKVENADRYGIAVYLAGKWRVQKQDITGTTYTSPKNLTPGVTYKVAIAARVNGTWDTENAIKRACTVTIK is encoded by the coding sequence ATGCACAAGAAAATGAAACGTATCGTTGCAGGGCTTGTGGCAATTACCGGTGCTTTATCGGCAACAGCCGCATCTGCACCTATGAGTGTGTTTGCAAAAAATGAACAGATAATTATTCAGTCTGACTTCAATGCAGGAATGGGTCTTCCCTGGCGCACATTCGAGAATGCACCGGCACGGCAGGACTTCGATATTTCAGACGGCACTTACAATATAACGATACAGAATAACGATGGTCCCGAGTCAAGATGGGATCTTCAGTTCCTTTACAAAAATTTCTATATACAAAAAGGTCATACTTACAAGGTACACTGGAAGGTCAATTCTTCCAATGAGGGTGAGCTGTATACTAGGATCGGTAATTACGGCGGAACTGTTGAAGTTTGGCACAACAACTGCGGCAATGATGATTTCAATCAGACGTGGGAATGCGTAAAGATCGCTAAAGGCGACAACACCTTCGATGCTGAGTTTACAGCTAAAGAAGATATGGATCGTGCTTGCTGGATATTTGATTACGGCGGACAGGGTCAGTATCAGCCGGTAGATTGCTTCCCCAACGGTACGGTCCTCAAATTCGACGATCTGTCTTTGATCGACACTACTTCCGGGGGCTGTATAATCGATTTCATTCCTAACGATTGGGGCATTGTAAGACCCGAAAGCAACGTTCGTCTGAATCAGATCGGTTACTATCCTCAGCTGGAAAAGAGGGCTTCTTATGTTACCGATGCTGATATGCCACTGACTTTTGAGATACGTGACAGATCGGGCAACGTAAAGTACACAGGCAAGACGAAGGTATTCGGCAGCGATCCTGATTCGGGTACAGGTAAGGATACAGTTGTTAATTCGGTCACAAGATACAAGGACTCGGGTGCCAACGTACATATCATTGATTTCTCTGATTTCAGAACTGTGGGCGAGTACACTATATTCGTTAAGGATACAGTCGGCGTAAGCGGCACTCAGGTGATGGGTTCTAAGAAAGTAAACGATACAAGGCTAAGCGGTGATAAGCTTTTATGGACAAATCCCGTTACTATGAAAACTTATACGATGAACGAGAGCAGTACATTCAGGATAGACAGACAGATCTATGATGATCAGCTGCTGAGGGATTCCATGAACTACTTCTATCAGAACCGCTCAGGAGTCCCGATAAAGTCTGAGTACATCACATCAGGTGATAAGTCCGCACTGTCACACCTTAAATATGGTCATAACCCCGATATGGCTTATGTACAGAGCAAATGGGTAAAGACTTACGAAGATGACTTCTCTGATGGCGAGAAGGATAAGAAGATCGACGTTACAGGCGGATGGTACGCTGCAAGCGACCACGGTAAGTACGTTGTCGAAGGCGGTTTCTCCGTATGGACACTTCAGAACGCTTATGAGTTCTCCAAGAGGAGCGGCAATACTCGCAAGTGGACTGACGGCACTATAGCTGTCCCCGAAAATAAGGATAATGCTCCCGATATACTGGATGAAGCAAGGGTAGAGCTGGAGTGGATGTTCAAAATGATAAATGAGGACGGCTTTGTATATCATTCAGTGCAGGACTATAAGTGGGCAGATATTCCGATCAGGTTAGGGCCCATATACTGTACGGACCCCCCAATGGAGTACACTTATCCTTACCGTATCGTCAGACCTCCTACGTATGCAGCCACATTCAACATGATCGCTTGTGCTGCACAGGCTTCACGTCTGTGGAAGGGCATAGATGATGACTTCGCAAAAGAGTGTCTGCAAAATGCACAGAACAGCTGGAAGGCTATCATGGCTAAGCAGTCCAATTGGAACGTTACAAGTGGCTATTACTATGATGATCCTTACTTTGCTCCCAGTGAATCCGGCGGAAACAACTTTTTCGGTGACACCTATGTAGTTGACGATGCTTACTGGGCAGCTTGTGAGCTTTATGCTACAACAGGGGACTCGGCTTACTATGGCTTCTTAAAAAACTATAAAAATTATAATGATCCGTCAGGTCAGGATAAGGCATTCAGCCTGACTTCCTGCCTGAGCGGTGGTGAGAACAACGGTTCGTTCGGTTCCTTCAATTGGGGCAATACTGCGGGTCTGGGTACCCTTTCACTCTACCTGAGCGACAAGACATCTTCTGCTGACAGGAAGACTATTGTCAATTCTATCAAAAATATTGCTGACCAATATATTATTCAGATGAGTAAAGAAGGTATGGGCATACCTTACAAGAGTGCGACTGTCGGGGGCTATATCGGTATCGGTGATGGAGATGTGTACACAGGTTATGAATACGGCTCCAACTCATTCGTTATCAACAACGCTATGGTCCTTGCATATGCTTATGATACTGATAACAGCAAATATATTTATCGGAACGGTGCTGCCGAAGCACTTGATTACCTCTTCGGACGCAACGGTCTGGGCTTCTCTTATGTATCAGGCTACGGCGATAAGGCAATGAGATCGCCACACCACAGATACTGGGCACAAAGTATTGATCCGTACTTCCCGGCGGCACCCTCAGGTGTTCTTGCAGGCGGTCCATGCTCAGATCTGTATCATGATAAATATCTTCGTGGTCTCGGCTATAAAAGAGGCACTTTAGCTGATCAGAAGTGCTATGTTGACAGTGCAGAGGCATGGTCTGTAAATGATGTTTCCGGCAGCTGGAATGCTCCTCTGGTCTGGATGTCATCATTCATGAACGATCGTTTCGGCGGTCCGAAACCAGTCCCCTATCCTACCAACATTAAGGTCGATTACAGTGAGGAGTATCATCAGGTAAGATTTACCTGGAACAAGGTGGAAAACGCTGACAGATACGGCATAGCAGTTTATCTGGCAGGCAAGTGGAGAGTTCAGAAACAGGATATCACAGGCACTACCTACACTTCTCCCAAAAATCTGACTCCCGGCGTAACTTATAAGGTAGCGATTGCCGCAAGAGTGAACGGCACATGGGATACTGAAAATGCTATCAAACGTGCTTGTACTGTTACTATAAAGTGA
- the tnpA gene encoding IS66 family insertion sequence element accessory protein TnpA codes for MDKTTSITTIKKEMQLQEWSAQIEAQQASGLTVREWCAENGIKPNTYYNRLRKVREQYIENSPTIVPVSVPCSNENIRIEKNGLQISLPADISAETLPLDSIIPFLPLEGKAHNILLLRKIFIEKT; via the coding sequence ATGGACAAAACAACATCCATCACAACAATCAAAAAAGAAATGCAGCTGCAGGAATGGTCTGCACAGATCGAAGCGCAGCAGGCGAGCGGACTGACGGTCAGAGAATGGTGCGCAGAAAATGGGATCAAGCCTAACACGTATTACAACCGCTTAAGAAAAGTCCGCGAACAGTATATCGAGAATTCTCCGACCATCGTTCCTGTATCAGTTCCTTGCTCAAACGAAAATATCCGCATTGAGAAAAACGGACTTCAAATATCTCTTCCGGCAGATATATCTGCGGAAACTCTGCCGTTGGACTCTATTATACCATTTTTGCCTCTAGAGGGAAAGGCGCATAATATTTTACTCTTACGAAAGATTTTTATAGAGAAAACGTAA
- a CDS encoding ATP-binding protein, with protein MSFTKLISTYYSRAHLDFQDSDYASFGLIDGDDKLTNAGALLADYCPIYQSRLFCTRWNGLTKASGLQDTLDDAEYTGSLITLLEEGEAFVKRNSHNGWFKAPDQRIELPDYLERAVEEGIVNALIHRDYLVVGSEVHIDMFDDRLEIYSPGGMFDGINVQDRDLMQIPSQRRNPIIADIFSRLHFMERRGSGIKKIIKEYKAQYKYSDDLQPEFVSEHGGFFLTLKSLNYCLSEKGDKKGDEIAERIERVFSAIANNPEITVKEL; from the coding sequence ATGTCTTTCACCAAACTGATCTCCACATATTACAGCAGAGCACACCTTGATTTTCAGGACAGTGACTACGCTTCATTCGGTCTTATTGATGGCGATGATAAACTAACTAATGCAGGAGCTTTGCTTGCGGATTACTGCCCGATTTACCAGTCCCGCCTGTTCTGTACACGTTGGAATGGACTGACTAAGGCTTCAGGTTTGCAGGACACTCTTGATGATGCTGAATATACCGGTAGTCTCATAACACTCCTTGAAGAAGGAGAAGCTTTTGTTAAACGCAATTCGCATAATGGATGGTTCAAAGCTCCCGACCAGAGAATAGAGCTACCCGACTACCTAGAAAGAGCAGTTGAGGAAGGTATTGTGAATGCTCTGATACACAGGGACTACCTAGTAGTCGGAAGTGAAGTGCATATTGATATGTTCGATGACAGACTTGAGATCTACTCCCCCGGCGGAATGTTTGACGGCATCAATGTTCAGGATAGAGATTTGATGCAGATACCGTCTCAAAGACGTAATCCTATCATAGCAGATATATTTTCACGGCTTCATTTTATGGAGCGCAGGGGCAGTGGTATCAAGAAAATCATCAAGGAATATAAGGCTCAATATAAGTATTCTGATGATCTGCAGCCTGAGTTTGTTTCCGAACACGGCGGTTTCTTCTTAACCCTGAAAAGCTTGAATTATTGCCTTTCTGAAAAAGGAGATAAAAAAGGCGATGAAATCGCTGAGAGAATAGAGCGTGTGTTTTCAGCGATTGCTAATAATCCGGAAATCACAGTAAAAGAACTGTAA
- a CDS encoding GNAT family N-acetyltransferase, with the protein MDVIEEIRALAEEYEACGGTERSDGSKSRLFDPPATIEQVREFEKEMRVTLPEVFVLYLTELGNGGIGPNYGIYSLDKMRERNPNAAARAELPVMIGGRLPEEAWKTFAREAEAADDEEDFDKIEELEQRLIAGGIFISTPGCTMYTLLMCRGEAAGDVCTIDFDYLTWYDKPIEGGYSFEDWMIEGMHDHIARRKYGIDIEMVTRYNQRGLGMAGEKLTDSLIDLRIAQLTEEGDTDAVNLSHELRDFYERAFGNGTFRMWIAVHRGEVIGTVGLTMLEKPPYSANPNGKIGLISSMYVKPEFRRRGMAKCMLGYVMRWAKRNGMGIVQAMASEQGVKLYESCGFRHSERFLQYDLKNM; encoded by the coding sequence ATGGATGTTATAGAAGAAATCAGAGCCCTTGCAGAAGAATATGAAGCATGCGGTGGAACTGAACGTAGTGACGGCAGCAAATCCAGGCTTTTTGATCCGCCTGCCACAATAGAACAGGTACGTGAATTTGAAAAAGAGATGCGCGTCACACTTCCCGAGGTATTCGTGCTTTATCTAACTGAGCTTGGCAACGGCGGGATAGGACCGAATTACGGCATATATTCGCTGGATAAGATGCGTGAGCGTAATCCTAATGCAGCAGCACGTGCAGAACTGCCTGTAATGATCGGCGGGAGACTTCCCGAAGAAGCTTGGAAGACTTTTGCACGTGAAGCTGAGGCAGCAGATGATGAAGAGGATTTTGATAAAATTGAAGAACTTGAGCAGAGACTGATCGCAGGCGGTATCTTCATCAGTACACCGGGCTGCACGATGTATACTCTGCTGATGTGCAGAGGTGAAGCGGCAGGCGATGTTTGTACCATAGATTTTGATTATCTTACATGGTATGATAAGCCCATCGAAGGCGGATACTCGTTTGAAGATTGGATGATCGAGGGAATGCACGATCATATTGCACGCCGAAAATACGGGATCGATATTGAAATGGTCACGCGATATAACCAAAGAGGTCTCGGAATGGCAGGTGAAAAACTTACGGATTCGCTGATCGATCTGCGAATCGCTCAACTAACGGAAGAAGGAGATACTGATGCTGTGAATCTTTCCCATGAGCTCCGCGATTTCTATGAGCGAGCATTTGGTAACGGGACGTTTCGAATGTGGATCGCAGTTCACCGTGGAGAGGTTATAGGCACTGTCGGGCTGACAATGCTTGAAAAGCCGCCATATTCCGCAAATCCAAACGGAAAGATCGGACTGATCTCGAGTATGTATGTCAAACCTGAATTCCGAAGACGCGGCATGGCAAAGTGTATGCTTGGATATGTTATGCGCTGGGCAAAGCGAAACGGCATGGGCATTGTACAGGCAATGGCATCGGAGCAGGGCGTGAAGCTTTACGAATCCTGCGGATTTAGGCACAGTGAACGTTTTTTGCAGTATGATCTGAAAAATATGTGA
- the tnpC gene encoding IS66 family transposase produces the protein MKGFIGYLICDGYDAYNAVEGAKRCGCMTHARRGFIQALPNDQKLHSTSVAAKAVEYFNKIYHEENLLADSSTEYRYKQRLVKVKPLLDEFFAWLENVQVSGKGKLTDAVRYALNERKYLYTFLENGDVPIDNNRAENAIRPFALGRKNWLFSNTANGARSSATLYSIISTAQANGVDAEKYLTELFSQPAGTILLPWREENET, from the coding sequence CTGAAAGGATTTATCGGCTATCTTATCTGTGACGGATACGATGCCTACAATGCAGTCGAGGGTGCTAAGCGATGCGGCTGTATGACTCATGCAAGGCGTGGTTTTATTCAGGCTCTTCCGAACGACCAAAAGCTGCACAGCACTTCTGTTGCGGCAAAGGCAGTAGAATATTTCAACAAGATATATCACGAAGAAAATCTGCTTGCCGACAGCTCCACAGAATACAGATATAAACAGCGCCTTGTGAAGGTAAAGCCTTTGCTTGACGAGTTTTTTGCGTGGCTTGAAAATGTTCAGGTCAGTGGTAAGGGCAAGCTGACAGATGCAGTAAGATATGCGTTGAATGAACGGAAATATCTTTACACGTTTCTTGAAAACGGAGACGTGCCTATCGACAACAACAGAGCCGAAAACGCAATAAGACCGTTTGCGTTAGGCCGAAAAAATTGGCTGTTTTCAAATACAGCAAACGGAGCCAGATCAAGTGCAACGCTGTATTCGATCATTTCAACTGCACAGGCGAACGGTGTTGATGCTGAGAAATACCTGACCGAGCTGTTTTCACAGCCTGCGGGAACGATATTATTACCATGGAGGGAAGAAAATGAAACTTAG
- the tnpA gene encoding IS66 family insertion sequence element accessory protein TnpA: MDKTTSITTIKKEMQLQEWSAQIKAQQASGLTIREWCKEKGIKPNTYYNRLRKVREKYIENSPTIVPVSVPCSNENIRIEKNGLQISLPADISADTLTALVHELC; encoded by the coding sequence ATGGACAAAACAACATCCATCACAACAATCAAAAAAGAAATGCAGCTTCAGGAATGGTCTGCGCAGATCAAAGCACAGCAGGCAAGCGGTCTGACGATCCGGGAATGGTGCAAAGAAAAAGGGATCAAGCCAAACACGTATTACAACCGCCTAAGAAAAGTTCGTGAAAAGTATATCGAAAATTCTCCGACCATCGTTCCTGTATCAGTTCCTTGCTCAAACGAAAATATCCGCATTGAGAAAAACGGACTTCAAATATCTCTTCCGGCAGATATATCTGCGGACACTCTGACCGCTTTGGTGCATGAGCTATGCTGA
- a CDS encoding transposase — protein sequence MRNCQVRLNMNYEICIEESSPVKVLSNVIDEIYQKEEYTIVSKWNGAIPEDIMMKILIYGYMNDSFSSRKIEQLCKRDIHFMWLLDGFGAPDHSTISRFRQKIGEQIERVFYAVVKYLLNMKEISGENLFIDGTKIEANANRYTFIWKKAVSKNEQKTMAIL from the coding sequence ATGAGAAATTGTCAAGTGCGTCTTAACATGAATTATGAGATATGCATCGAAGAAAGCTCACCTGTCAAAGTATTGAGCAATGTTATAGATGAGATCTATCAAAAAGAGGAATACACGATAGTAAGCAAGTGGAATGGCGCCATACCCGAGGATATTATGATGAAGATACTCATCTACGGCTACATGAACGACTCTTTTTCAAGCCGTAAGATTGAACAGCTCTGCAAAAGAGATATCCATTTCATGTGGCTTCTCGATGGCTTTGGAGCTCCGGATCACAGCACTATCTCAAGATTTCGACAGAAAATTGGAGAACAGATCGAGCGTGTGTTTTACGCTGTTGTAAAGTATCTTTTGAATATGAAAGAGATAAGCGGTGAGAACCTGTTCATTGATGGCACCAAGATCGAAGCTAATGCAAACAGATATACATTCATCTGGAAAAAGGCGGTCTCAAAAAACGAACAGAAAACGATGGCTATATTATAA
- a CDS encoding IS66 family transposase: MSEPNMTSEIVSLRNENAVLKEELALANQQLAWFRKQIFGRKTEQTSVVMEKEFGVQLSMFGNNEEKSAAKSAETITVPEHKRKKKRTHDEWMNNLPVKEEHHKIDNPVCEICGAEMEELTPEKAYDELIFTPPKYHIRRHIVHKYKCPECGEKPEERDEPCHIIRAPYPHAMIPGSYCSPELLAHIIYEKYAKSVPLHRQEKDFNSKNIPLLKATMSNWVGTAAEKWCLPIVEKMHETLIAGQMIHADETTVQVLHEEGRKPTTTSRMWVYCNGKMNDRSIIIFDYGYPLNTPQVRLLHQSSQKP, from the coding sequence ATGTCCGAACCAAATATGACATCGGAAATTGTATCGCTCCGTAATGAAAACGCTGTTCTCAAGGAAGAACTAGCACTTGCCAATCAGCAGTTAGCGTGGTTCAGAAAGCAGATATTCGGAAGAAAAACAGAGCAGACATCTGTTGTTATGGAAAAGGAGTTCGGTGTTCAGCTTTCCATGTTCGGAAACAATGAAGAAAAATCCGCAGCTAAATCTGCCGAAACAATTACTGTTCCCGAACACAAGCGCAAGAAAAAACGCACTCACGATGAATGGATGAACAATCTGCCTGTAAAAGAAGAACATCACAAAATTGACAACCCGGTATGCGAAATATGCGGCGCCGAAATGGAAGAACTGACTCCCGAAAAGGCTTACGATGAACTTATATTTACGCCGCCAAAATATCATATCCGCAGGCATATAGTACATAAGTACAAGTGTCCCGAGTGCGGAGAAAAGCCCGAAGAAAGGGACGAACCTTGTCATATCATCCGTGCGCCATATCCTCACGCTATGATCCCGGGAAGCTATTGCTCTCCCGAACTTCTGGCTCATATCATCTACGAAAAATATGCAAAGTCAGTACCTCTGCACCGTCAGGAAAAGGACTTTAATTCCAAAAACATACCTCTGCTCAAAGCGACTATGTCTAATTGGGTAGGCACTGCTGCCGAAAAATGGTGTTTGCCGATTGTGGAGAAAATGCATGAGACGCTTATCGCAGGGCAGATGATCCATGCCGATGAAACGACCGTTCAGGTGCTTCACGAGGAAGGCCGAAAGCCTACCACGACATCAAGAATGTGGGTCTACTGCAACGGCAAAATGAATGACAGGAGCATCATCATTTTCGATTATGGTTATCCCCTTAACACACCACAAGTAAGATTACTGCACCAAAGCAGCCAAAAGCCTTAA
- a CDS encoding ATP-binding protein — protein MKLIERTEYLNKVINVIGTPDIKVITGVRRSGKSKLLEAFKKHILDNYPDANIIHINFNLPEYEEYTEYRPLYDHINSLYREGVENFVLIDEIQMCNNFEKAINGLHASEKYDIYITGSNAFLLSSDLATLFTGRTFEIKVYPFSFAEYVRYFGYTDLYTAFDKYVNEGGMAGSYVYKDQEAKYDYIEEVFNTLIVRDIRKKYKIRNTALMDRLVEFLMDNISNLTSARTIADTFNSHKDKINHKTVSSYMQYLCNAFAFYKVRRYDIKGKKYLATTEKYYLSDHSFRYAKLGTKNMDYGRVLENIVAIELLRRGYEVYVGVLYKKEVDFVAIKRDEKLYIQVSDNITDDKTFQREVSPLLSIKDAYPKMLIARTRHDTYQYEGIKIVDFSNWLTNI, from the coding sequence ATGAAACTGATAGAAAGAACCGAATATCTCAATAAGGTCATCAATGTGATCGGTACACCTGATATAAAGGTTATCACCGGTGTTCGACGCAGCGGCAAGTCTAAGCTGCTTGAAGCCTTTAAGAAGCATATTCTGGATAACTATCCTGATGCCAATATCATACACATCAATTTCAATCTGCCCGAATATGAGGAATATACAGAATATCGTCCTCTTTATGATCATATCAATTCCCTATACAGAGAAGGTGTAGAAAACTTTGTCCTGATAGATGAAATACAGATGTGCAATAATTTTGAGAAAGCAATCAACGGTCTGCACGCTTCGGAGAAGTATGACATATATATTACCGGATCTAATGCGTTTCTGTTAAGTTCTGATCTTGCCACCCTGTTCACAGGAAGGACTTTCGAGATCAAAGTGTATCCCTTCTCCTTTGCCGAGTATGTAAGGTATTTTGGATATACCGATCTTTATACTGCCTTTGACAAATATGTTAACGAGGGCGGTATGGCAGGTTCCTATGTCTATAAAGATCAGGAAGCGAAGTACGACTATATCGAGGAAGTGTTCAATACACTTATCGTCCGTGATATCCGCAAAAAGTATAAGATACGAAATACAGCCCTTATGGACAGACTTGTAGAATTCCTGATGGATAATATATCGAACCTCACATCGGCCAGAACTATTGCCGATACCTTTAACAGCCATAAGGATAAGATCAACCATAAGACCGTCAGCTCATATATGCAGTACCTCTGCAATGCATTTGCGTTTTATAAGGTGCGCAGGTATGACATCAAAGGGAAAAAGTATCTTGCGACGACCGAAAAATACTACCTCAGCGACCACTCCTTCCGCTATGCAAAGCTCGGCACGAAGAATATGGACTACGGCAGAGTTCTAGAAAACATCGTAGCTATTGAGTTGCTTCGCCGGGGATACGAAGTGTATGTCGGTGTCCTTTATAAGAAAGAAGTGGACTTTGTAGCTATAAAACGTGATGAAAAGCTGTATATACAGGTCTCGGATAATATCACCGATGATAAGACATTCCAGCGTGAAGTATCACCGCTGCTGTCTATCAAGGACGCATATCCGAAAATGCTCATCGCAAGGACCCGGCATGATACTTATCAGTATGAAGGCATCAAGATCGTAGATTTTTCGAACTGGCTAACAAATATTTAA
- a CDS encoding DUF6557 family protein, with the protein MTIYEILRQTPFTEISEKIQMFYGNKDIDKFAELYNKLLSITAAHTDKKFTVYISAFRISDSDEDEYVEHFDENDTSLYYDVRGNYGDEDQVYSIAACDYSDFLQYNIDANTLKNYSYSTILAHCFWEITAYGFDRQ; encoded by the coding sequence ATGACTATATATGAAATTTTAAGACAAACTCCATTTACTGAAATATCTGAAAAGATACAAATGTTTTATGGAAATAAGGATATAGATAAATTCGCTGAACTATATAATAAGCTGTTATCTATTACAGCAGCACATACAGATAAGAAATTTACTGTATATATCTCTGCTTTTAGAATCAGCGATTCAGATGAAGACGAATATGTCGAACATTTTGACGAAAACGATACATCACTATATTATGATGTCAGAGGCAATTACGGTGATGAAGATCAGGTATATTCTATTGCAGCCTGTGATTACTCGGATTTTTTACAATATAATATAGATGCTAATACGTTGAAAAACTATTCATACTCAACAATATTAGCACATTGTTTTTGGGAAATAACCGCATACGGGTTTGATAGGCAGTAA
- a CDS encoding IS1595 family transposase, with the protein MSKRFPKPEITLDGIYSKFADESFCKDFLLDIRFEKGFACPFCGGSEYRRIRSRHQLRCKFCKADISATNGTFMHRTHIPLRLWIVTAFLIMSNKCSVSAVTLMRSLGVTYKTAWYILHRIRKAMKCREERYLLDGIVELDDTYLGAPTHGKKRGRGTEKVKMIVALSKNSAGNPEYVKMSDVPNLKGITVGRFARDNIRAGSKIESDNARSYKKPLAQKYFHVFETYDPTSGQLNWMHKVISNFKAMIMGTYHGNEKIHTALYAAEYCYKFNRRKLGNSAYLRLLAALVQ; encoded by the coding sequence ATGTCAAAAAGATTTCCGAAACCTGAGATCACACTTGATGGGATATACTCAAAGTTCGCAGATGAAAGCTTTTGCAAGGATTTTCTGCTTGATATCCGCTTTGAAAAGGGCTTTGCCTGTCCGTTTTGCGGTGGCTCTGAGTACCGCAGGATAAGGTCACGCCATCAGCTGCGCTGCAAGTTCTGTAAAGCAGATATATCCGCCACAAACGGAACTTTTATGCACAGAACACATATTCCGCTCAGACTGTGGATAGTCACCGCATTCCTCATTATGAGCAACAAATGCAGTGTTTCTGCTGTTACGCTGATGAGGTCTTTGGGGGTGACCTACAAGACTGCATGGTACATCCTTCATCGCATCAGAAAAGCTATGAAATGCCGTGAAGAACGCTATTTGCTTGACGGGATCGTTGAACTTGATGACACGTATCTCGGTGCTCCGACTCACGGTAAAAAGCGTGGTAGAGGTACTGAAAAAGTCAAAATGATCGTAGCTTTATCAAAGAACTCAGCAGGAAATCCCGAGTACGTTAAAATGAGCGATGTGCCGAATTTAAAGGGTATAACTGTTGGTAGATTTGCCAGGGATAATATCCGCGCAGGCTCGAAGATCGAGAGTGATAATGCTCGAAGTTACAAGAAACCGTTGGCACAGAAATACTTCCATGTTTTTGAAACATATGATCCGACAAGCGGTCAGCTGAACTGGATGCATAAAGTTATATCAAACTTCAAAGCAATGATCATGGGAACTTACCACGGAAACGAAAAGATCCACACAGCGTTATATGCTGCCGAATACTGCTACAAATTCAACCGTCGTAAGCTGGGAAACAGTGCGTATTTAAGGCTTTTGGCTGCTTTGGTGCAGTAA
- the tnpB gene encoding IS66 family insertion sequence element accessory protein TnpB (TnpB, as the term is used for proteins encoded by IS66 family insertion elements, is considered an accessory protein, since TnpC, encoded by a neighboring gene, is a DDE family transposase.) — protein sequence MLNDLAADAQVYLVTGYTDLRRGIDGLATIVQAQLRLDPFSKALFLFCGRRCDRIKGLLWEGDGFLLLYKRLDNGRFQWPRSETEAVMLTSQQIRWLLEGLKIEQPKAIREGKPGALY from the coding sequence ATGCTGAATGATCTGGCAGCGGACGCACAGGTCTATCTTGTTACGGGATACACCGACCTTCGACGCGGGATAGACGGACTTGCGACTATCGTTCAGGCTCAGCTTCGACTTGACCCGTTCTCGAAAGCATTGTTTTTGTTCTGCGGCAGACGTTGTGACCGCATCAAAGGTCTGCTGTGGGAGGGCGATGGTTTTCTGCTGTTGTACAAGCGCCTTGACAACGGAAGATTCCAGTGGCCGCGCAGTGAGACCGAAGCAGTAATGCTCACATCTCAGCAAATTCGCTGGCTTCTGGAAGGCTTGAAAATAGAGCAGCCGAAGGCTATCCGTGAGGGAAAGCCGGGGGCGCTGTATTAA